One genomic window of Clostridium taeniosporum includes the following:
- a CDS encoding peptidylprolyl isomerase: protein MNKIKKIVASVVVATLSFSIVGCKMIEKTPEAIKNTVLATVGKEKITQGDLDRDLKSITESLKQKYGEDYKENADVKDQLKQLKTQYLNAIVNEKVILAKSSELNLRPSDEEVNKEVDETVNYYKNAYKTEEEYKAFLEQNEFTEDEFKEYQKNQAIVRYVYNDMVKDVEVTDDDIQKYYDGNKDTQFTTKGEINFDKSLQDAKDIKSQLDGGADFAQLAKEKSQDPGTKDNGGSLGFIEYSSTKYVKEFMDGVKSLKEGEISEPIKSQFGYHIIKVTGVKDNGAEVSHILIADRGEGKVTPLEDVKEDIRGQLLQTKKSKAFNEKIEEWKKDIGVKIYDKKL from the coding sequence TTGAATAAAATAAAGAAAATTGTTGCATCTGTAGTAGTAGCTACACTTTCATTTTCAATTGTTGGTTGTAAAATGATTGAGAAGACACCAGAAGCTATAAAAAATACAGTTCTTGCAACAGTAGGAAAAGAAAAAATAACTCAAGGTGATTTAGATAGAGACTTAAAATCAATTACAGAATCTTTAAAACAAAAATATGGAGAAGATTATAAAGAGAATGCAGATGTAAAGGATCAGTTAAAACAATTAAAAACTCAATATTTAAATGCTATAGTTAATGAAAAAGTAATATTAGCTAAATCATCAGAATTAAACTTAAGACCAAGTGATGAAGAAGTAAATAAGGAAGTTGATGAAACAGTAAATTACTATAAAAATGCTTATAAAACAGAAGAAGAATATAAAGCTTTCTTAGAACAAAATGAATTTACAGAAGATGAATTTAAAGAGTATCAAAAGAATCAAGCAATAGTAAGATATGTTTATAATGATATGGTTAAAGATGTAGAAGTTACTGATGATGACATACAAAAATACTATGATGGAAATAAAGATACTCAATTTACAACTAAAGGAGAAATTAATTTTGATAAATCTTTACAAGATGCTAAAGATATAAAGAGTCAATTAGATGGTGGAGCAGATTTTGCACAATTAGCTAAAGAAAAATCACAAGATCCTGGAACTAAAGATAATGGCGGATCTTTAGGGTTTATAGAATATTCATCAACAAAATATGTTAAGGAATTTATGGATGGAGTTAAAAGCCTAAAAGAAGGAGAAATTTCAGAACCAATAAAGAGTCAATTTGGTTATCATATAATCAAAGTTACTGGAGTAAAAGACAATGGAGCAGAAGTATCTCATATTTTAATTGCTGATAGAGGAGAAGGAAAAGTTACTCCTTTAGAAGATGTTAAAGAAGATATTAGAGGTCAATTATTACAAACTAAGAAAAGTAAGGCATTCAATGAAAAGATAGAAGAATGGAAAAAAGATATTGGAGTAAAAATATACGATAAAAAACTATAA
- the mfd gene encoding transcription-repair coupling factor yields the protein MRLKGLLEPLENGIELKNILQAIEENTYPIGVYGLSDSGKSYMIDGLFENIKRSIVIVTQNDMEAKNLYEDLILYTNEVYYFPVKETVFYNIDAISGDLRWARLNVINEILNNKKKKIIITSIDSFIATYAPHKLFTKYSMTIKQGTEINFNEISSELIESGYERVEIVESKGQFSVRGGILDIFPTCSTYPYRVELFGDEIESIRTFNAESQRSIGKVKSFKIFPAKEIIVSEESMNKAKELILDEFKKISSNNKEKERIEKLETVVKSNIESLQENLTFETIDSYLSYFYDETESFFDYFKNYLFIMNDVKRCKGKLESSYLEFAENFTSFLERGDILPGQEKLLINQDEILDKFESSDILFFETLNSTEKFLKPFKSIELKQTTLSNYQGQLDILIEDILDKKSKGYKTIILSGTKARGERLVDTLRDRGVESSYKDNIEKIQFGEVVITCGNQLKGFEYPEYKLCVISDKEVFGEAKRKLKPKAKKKKGISKIKSFNELKPGDYVVHVNHGIGVYKGIKQIEVSGHKRDYLDIVYDKGDKLYVPVDQLDLIQKYIGSEGKSPKITKLGGAEWQKAKAKVRKSINDIAEDLVKLYATRSTIKGHKFSKDTQWQRQFEDEFPFEETPDQITSLEEIKKDMESDKVMDRLLCGDVGYGKTEVALRAAFKAVMDGKQVALLVPTTILAEQHYKNMKKRFSDFPIKIDMISRFRTAKEQKATIQRLKEGNVDILVGTHKLVSKDIQFKDLGLLIVDEEQRFGVSQKEKIKNIQKNVDVLTLSATPIPRTLHMSLTGARDISVIETPPEERYPVQTYVVEQNDQLIRDAILREIGRDGQVYFVYNRVEDINEMARYVQELVPECKVTVTHGQMTERQLEKEMISFMDQEANVLVCTTIIETGIDIPNVNTIIIYNSDKMGLSQLYQLRGRVGRSNRIAYAYLLYTKDKVLTEVAEKRLKALKDFTELGSGFKIAMRDLEIRGAGNIMGSSQHGHMASVGYDLYCRMLEDTIKLIKGEISKEPIETTVEIKVDAFISENYIEDEIQKIEVYKKIAAIEDVDDYNDIKEELEDRYSKIPDPVHNLMDIAYIKSIAKKLFIEEIKEMPKEIRFKFANGEDEYKKIFKILMENYKKSVILKFGSEPYFSFKTQEIKKENKLEFLKEILKKLDN from the coding sequence ATGAGATTAAAAGGGTTATTAGAGCCCTTAGAAAATGGTATTGAGTTAAAGAACATATTGCAAGCTATTGAGGAAAATACTTATCCAATAGGTGTATATGGATTATCTGATTCAGGAAAATCGTATATGATAGATGGACTATTTGAAAATATTAAAAGATCTATTGTTATAGTTACGCAAAATGATATGGAAGCTAAAAATCTTTATGAAGATTTAATTTTATATACTAATGAGGTATATTATTTTCCTGTAAAAGAAACAGTTTTTTATAATATAGATGCTATTTCTGGAGACTTGAGATGGGCAAGACTTAATGTAATAAATGAGATATTAAATAATAAGAAGAAAAAAATAATAATAACCTCTATAGATTCTTTTATAGCGACTTATGCTCCACATAAATTGTTTACTAAATATAGTATGACTATAAAACAAGGTACTGAGATTAATTTTAATGAAATATCTTCTGAATTAATTGAAAGTGGATATGAGAGGGTGGAAATTGTTGAATCTAAAGGACAATTTTCTGTAAGAGGTGGAATATTAGATATATTTCCAACATGTTCAACTTATCCTTATAGAGTTGAACTTTTTGGTGATGAAATAGAATCTATTAGAACATTTAATGCAGAATCACAAAGAAGTATAGGTAAAGTTAAATCATTTAAAATATTTCCAGCAAAAGAGATTATAGTATCTGAAGAATCAATGAATAAAGCAAAAGAACTAATTTTAGATGAATTTAAAAAGATTTCATCAAATAATAAGGAAAAAGAAAGAATTGAAAAACTAGAAACTGTAGTTAAATCAAATATAGAATCACTTCAAGAAAACTTAACATTTGAAACGATAGATAGTTATTTATCTTATTTTTATGATGAGACTGAAAGTTTTTTTGATTATTTTAAGAATTATTTATTTATAATGAATGACGTTAAAAGATGTAAAGGAAAATTAGAATCATCTTATTTAGAATTTGCAGAAAATTTTACTTCATTTCTTGAAAGAGGAGATATACTTCCAGGTCAAGAAAAATTATTAATAAATCAAGATGAAATATTAGATAAATTTGAAAGTTCAGATATACTTTTTTTTGAAACATTAAATAGTACGGAAAAATTTTTAAAACCTTTTAAAAGTATAGAATTAAAGCAAACAACGTTAAGCAATTATCAAGGTCAATTAGATATATTAATAGAAGATATTTTAGATAAAAAATCAAAAGGATATAAAACTATAATATTATCTGGTACAAAAGCTAGAGGAGAAAGATTAGTAGACACACTAAGAGATAGAGGTGTTGAAAGTTCTTATAAAGATAACATAGAAAAAATACAATTTGGTGAAGTTGTAATAACTTGTGGAAATCAACTAAAAGGATTTGAATATCCAGAATATAAGTTATGTGTTATATCCGATAAAGAAGTATTTGGAGAAGCAAAGAGAAAATTAAAACCAAAGGCTAAAAAGAAAAAAGGTATATCTAAGATAAAAAGTTTTAATGAGTTAAAACCAGGAGATTATGTAGTACATGTAAATCATGGAATAGGTGTATATAAAGGCATTAAACAAATTGAAGTATCTGGTCATAAAAGAGATTATTTAGATATTGTATATGATAAAGGTGATAAACTGTATGTTCCTGTAGATCAACTAGATTTAATTCAAAAATACATTGGTAGTGAAGGAAAATCACCTAAAATCACAAAACTTGGTGGAGCTGAATGGCAAAAAGCTAAAGCTAAGGTTAGAAAATCTATAAATGATATTGCTGAGGATTTAGTAAAACTTTATGCAACTAGATCAACTATAAAGGGACATAAGTTTAGTAAAGATACACAATGGCAAAGACAATTTGAAGATGAATTCCCATTTGAAGAAACACCAGATCAAATAACTTCATTAGAAGAAATAAAGAAAGATATGGAATCTGATAAAGTTATGGATAGATTACTTTGTGGTGATGTTGGATATGGAAAAACAGAAGTAGCATTAAGAGCTGCTTTTAAAGCCGTTATGGATGGAAAACAAGTTGCACTTTTAGTTCCTACAACTATTTTAGCTGAACAACATTATAAAAATATGAAAAAGAGATTTTCTGATTTTCCTATTAAAATAGATATGATTAGTAGATTTAGAACTGCAAAGGAACAAAAAGCGACTATTCAAAGATTAAAAGAAGGAAATGTAGATATTTTAGTTGGTACTCATAAATTAGTATCAAAAGATATACAATTTAAGGATTTAGGACTACTTATAGTAGATGAAGAACAAAGATTTGGAGTATCTCAAAAAGAAAAAATTAAAAATATACAGAAAAATGTAGATGTATTAACTTTAAGTGCTACTCCTATTCCTAGAACTCTTCATATGTCATTAACAGGAGCTAGAGATATTTCTGTAATAGAAACTCCTCCAGAAGAAAGATATCCTGTTCAAACATATGTTGTAGAACAAAATGACCAGCTTATAAGAGATGCTATATTAAGAGAAATAGGAAGAGATGGTCAAGTATATTTTGTTTATAATAGAGTAGAAGATATAAATGAAATGGCTAGATATGTACAAGAATTAGTGCCGGAATGTAAAGTTACAGTTACACATGGACAAATGACAGAAAGACAATTAGAAAAAGAAATGATTTCATTTATGGATCAAGAAGCTAATGTTTTAGTTTGTACCACTATAATAGAAACAGGTATTGATATTCCTAATGTAAATACAATAATAATTTATAATTCAGATAAAATGGGATTATCTCAACTTTATCAATTAAGAGGAAGAGTTGGTAGATCTAATAGAATTGCATATGCATATTTACTATACACAAAGGATAAAGTATTAACTGAAGTAGCAGAGAAAAGGTTAAAAGCGCTAAAGGATTTTACTGAATTAGGTTCTGGATTTAAAATAGCTATGCGAGATTTAGAAATAAGAGGAGCTGGAAATATTATGGGCTCATCTCAACATGGCCATATGGCCTCAGTAGGTTATGATCTATATTGTAGAATGTTAGAAGATACTATTAAATTAATTAAAGGTGAGATCTCTAAAGAACCTATTGAAACCACAGTAGAAATTAAAGTTGATGCATTTATATCTGAAAATTATATAGAAGATGAAATTCAAAAGATAGAAGTATATAAAAAAATAGCTGCTATAGAAGATGTAGATGATTATAATGATATAAAAGAAGAATTAGAAGATAGATATTCTAAAATTCCTGATCCAGTTCACAATTTAATGGATATAGCTTATATAAAGAGTATAGCTAAAAAGTTATTTATAGAAGAAATTAAAGAGATGCCAAAAGAAATAAGATTTAAATTTGCAAATGGTGAGGATGAATATAAGAAAATATTTAAAATTCTTATGGAAAATTATAAGAAAAGTGTAATTCTTAAATTTGGAAGTGAACCATATTTTTCATTTAAAACACAAGAAATTAAAAAAGAGAATAAGTTAGAGTTTTTAAAGGAAATTTTAAAAAAATTAGACAATTAA
- the spoVT gene encoding stage V sporulation protein T translates to MKATGIVRRIDDLGRVVIPKEIRRTLRIREGDPLEIFTDREGGVILKKYSPIGELTDFSREYAESLQQAIGHVVLIADKDAFISVSGTPKKDYIERKISSELEDVMDGRKTVLLDKSQNVVIPLHNDDDENKYVNQVISPILSEGDAIGTVIILSKEEGDTLGEVELKLAETAATFLGKQMEQ, encoded by the coding sequence ATGAAGGCAACAGGCATTGTTAGAAGAATTGATGATTTAGGAAGAGTTGTAATTCCAAAAGAAATAAGAAGAACTTTAAGAATAAGAGAAGGAGATCCACTTGAAATATTTACAGATAGAGAAGGAGGAGTAATATTAAAAAAATATTCTCCAATAGGTGAATTAACTGATTTTTCAAGAGAATATGCTGAGAGCTTACAACAAGCTATAGGTCATGTAGTATTAATAGCAGACAAAGATGCATTCATTTCAGTTAGTGGAACGCCTAAAAAAGATTATATAGAAAGAAAAATAAGTTCAGAATTAGAAGATGTTATGGATGGAAGAAAAACTGTATTATTAGATAAAAGTCAAAATGTTGTTATTCCATTACATAATGATGATGATGAAAATAAATATGTAAATCAAGTTATTTCTCCAATATTATCAGAAGGTGATGCTATAGGTACAGTAATTATTTTATCTAAAGAAGAAGGAGATACTTTAGGAGAAGTAGAATTAAAGCTAGCTGAAACAGCAGCAACATTTTTAGGAAAACAAATGGAACAATAG